Proteins found in one Sphaeramia orbicularis chromosome 8, fSphaOr1.1, whole genome shotgun sequence genomic segment:
- the LOC115423943 gene encoding perforin-1-like, which produces MFLLNICVCASLILSLPQCTLQSCTEGKPKECQDAELAPGSTLGGEGFDITKMERKGAFVIDMNLWKRKDKTCTLCTNPYLENKRQKLPLSAVDWRAKQSCSMKVSSKLHRSSESLVSGSTASVENNWKTNLDVNVADKGGNLMLAGSHSKLAEYSMEKTKNDKYSFTSQSMTCKYYSYRVSNSPKLHKEFKKTVNQLPKIYDAKNKGRFYKLIDNFGTHYITKVKLGGSIQSVTSIRECKANLQGLSVEEVQLCLDVEASANVHVVEGKTEVKHCKKSGDKMDSKTSFSEVFNERFTEIKGGHTTQSDLLFSADKDPSAYTDWLNTLPQNPDIISYSLDSLHELLPPKSQTRKNLRSAISHYILEKGLLRNCSSSCQAGIKTDPKDPCVCQCHNNPAVNHDCCPTRKGMARVIITVQRASGLWGDHTTATDGYVKVFLNKILVQRSPVIMNNNNPHWGMVVDLGPVDLSAGSRVRFEMWDQDSGWDDDLLGECEKILSAGVKADLCVLQHGRLFYKWEVKCAPSLGGDSCTAYEPAPMKPSLKHWFVSRHAHPIPKSMLLKMGVFVNDSNSPRNQSYY; this is translated from the exons ATGTTCCTATTAAACATTTGCGTCTGTGCCAGTCTCATTCTGAGCCTTCCTCAGTGTACGCTCCAATCGTGCACTGAAGGTAAACCCAAAGAGTGCCAAGATGCTGAATTGGCTCCAGGGTCCACTTTGGGTGGGGAGGGCTTTGATATCACCAAAATGGAACGTAAGGGGGCCTTTGTGATCGACATGAATCTGTGGAAACGAAAGGACAAGACATGCACCCTGTGTACCAACCCCTATCTGGAGAACAAAAGGCAGAAGCTGCCCTTGTCGGCGGTGGACTGGAGAGCAAAGCAGTCCTGTAGCATGAAAGTGTCCAGTAAACTTCACCGATCCAGTGAGTCCCTGGTTAGTGGAAGTACAGCTTCAGTGGAAAACAACTGGAAGACCAATCTAGATGTTAATGTGGCCGATAAAGGGGGAAACTTAATGTTGGCTGGCTCTCATTCCAAACTGGCTGAATACTCAATGGAGAAGACGAAGAATGACAAGTACAGCTTCACAAGTCAGAGCATGACCTGCAAATACTACAG CTATCGCGTGTCCAACTCTCCCAAGTTGCATAAGGAATTCAAAAAAACAGTGAATCAACTCCCCAAAATCTACGACGCTAAAAACAAAGGACGCTTTTACAAACTGATTGACAACTTTGGGACTCACTACATCACCAAG GTGAAACTTGGGGGGAGTATCCAATCTGTGACCAGCATCAGGGAGTGTAAGGCCAACCTCCAAGGCCTCAGTGTGGAGGAGGTGCAGCTGTGTCTGGACGTTGAGGCGTCCGCCAACGTCCACGTTGTTGAAGGAAAAACTGAAGTAAAGCACTGCAAGAAGAGTGGGGATAAGATGGACAGCAAGACATCCTTCTCTGAAGTCTTTAATGAGAG GTTCACTGAAATTAAAGGGGGCCATACAACACAGTCAGACCTCCTCTTCTCTGCTGACAAAGATCCGTCGGCCTACACAGACTGGCTGAACACACTTCCACAGAACCCAGACATCATCTCATATTCCCTGGATTCACTGCACGAGCTCCTGCCTCCTAAAAGTCAAACCCGGAAGAACCTGCGCTCAGCCATCAGCCATTACATCCTGGAAAAGGGTCTGCTGAGGAACTGCAGCAGCTCTTGTCAGGCCGGTATCAAGACTGACCCCAAAGACCCCTGTGTGTGCCAGTGTCACAATAACCCCGCTGTAAACCACGACTGCTGCCCAACACGCAAGGGCATGGCCAGGGTTATCATAACTGTCCAAAGGGCCTCAGGTCTGTGGGGAGATCACACCACTGCCACAGACGGCTACGTTAAAGTGTTTTTGAATAAGATTTTGGTCCAACGCTCTCCTGTCATTATGAACAACAACAACCCACACTGGGGCATGGTTGTGGACCTGGGTCCTGTGGATTTGTCAGCGGGAAGCAGAGTGAGATTTGAAATGTGGGATCAGGACAGTGGCTGGGACGATGACCTGCTGGGAGAGTGTGAGAAAATCCTGAGCGCTGGAGTGAAAGCGGATCTGTGCGTCCTGCAGCACGGCAGGCTGTTCTACAAGTGGGAAGTGAAATGTGCTCCGAGTCTGGGAGGAGATTCATGTACGGCCTATGAACCTGCACCCATGAAGCCAAGTCTGAAACACTGGTTTGTGTCCCGTCACGCCCATCCTATCCCAAAGAGCATGCTGTTGAAGATGGGTGTGTTTGTGAATGATTCAAACAGTCCGAGAAACCAGTCTTATTACTGA